A stretch of DNA from Henriciella sp. AS95:
TGCAAGGAAACTCTCCGCCGGCGGCCCTCCGCGTGGATGGAGTCAAAGCTTTCCCGTTCGCGTTTCAGCGCCTCGAGAAGCGCGCCGCCGCTCAGAAACCTGCGTTCAGGCCTCTTTTCGAGCAGTTTCTTCACGATGAATTCCAGTCCCCGCGGACAGCTGCCATCCGGGCTGAGCGGTGGTGGGTCCTGCGAAGTGATCTGTACGGCAAGCGTGGCAATGCCGGGCCCGTCAAAGGCTGGCCTTCCGGTCAGCAGCTCGTACAGCACGGCGCCGACAGAGAACAGATCCGAGCGCCCATCCAGCTCGCGGCTGAGCGCTTGTTCGGGGCTCATATATCTTGGCGTACCCAGGACCTGTCCAACCTGGGTCATCACCCCTTCCTGATCTGAGTGACCGCCCTCCGCAACGCGGGCGATGCCGAAGTCGAGAATCTTGATCGACCGGCCGTCCTGGGAAAGGATGATGTTCGACGGTTTGATGTCGCGGTGAACGATGCCCATGCTGTGCGCGTAATTGAGCGCATCCGCCAGTTGCAGGCCAATATTGATAACGGTTTTGACACTGAACTCACCTCGGGCGAGCAGCGCATTATCGAGGGAATCGCCAGCCAGCAGCTCCATGGCAATATAGGGGTACCCGGACGCGTCGCCGACGTCGTAGATCGTCACGATGTTCGGGTGAGACAGCGCCCCGGCCGCGCGTGCCTCCCGAAGGAAGCGCTGCGCGTATTCCGGGTTTTCGCAATATTCCGGTTTCAGAACCTTGATGGCGAGAACGCGGTCGATTTTCGGATCGTAAGCGCGATACACTTCGGCCATCGCACCCTGCCCGATACGCGCCTGAATTTCGTAGCGTCCAACTCGTTTCATGACCCGTTACTCCTGCGTTCTGACAGCATCGACCTATTGTAGTCCGCCCAGTGCGGCGTGGATGCGTTCCGCTTTCGCCATGTCAGCGGCAATGTATTCATTGTTCTCGTCGAGCACCGACGCTCTCTGGAGCAGAGCCAAAGCCCCGCTTGAATCTCCGGAATTGAGAAGCTGCAACGCCTTGAGGCGAAGTGCATTGGCCGCTGCCGCATCCGCGATGGACGTCTTTTTCTCCCGATCCGCCGGAGCTTCGGCGATCTGCAATGGCACCACGTCGACAGGCTCGGCAACGGCTTCCTCGACATCGCCAGCCGGTACGTCTTCACCTGGAATTTTCATGTCCTGCCCGGCCATCAACCGGTTCGGCGCTTCAAGCTGATTGTATCGCGACAGCGCGTAAAACATCAGGGAGTCGCCAAGGAATGTCTTGGCCAGGGCAGACGTGGTCTCACCCGGCTGTACCGAATGCATGGTGTAAGTTTCGCCGAGCAATTCGACGGGGTCGGCGGTCACCTGTTCGCGAAGCTTCAAGGCAAAGCTGTCTTCAGGATCGGCCTCCAGCATCGCATCAAGTTCGACCAGGGCCGGCGCTTCCTTGCCCTGGTTCAGCAATTCGATCACGCGCTGGCCGCGTTCCCGTTTCGTTGGTTCAACGACTGGCTCTTCGACGCTCGCAACCTCGACCTCTGGCTCGGGCACAGTAACAACCGCCGCGGTATCTTCGGCAACCGGACTATGCGTACAGGCGACGCTGAACAGGGTAACGGCCAAGAGTAATGGAAGTGCTTTTTTCATGACGAGAGACGTTTTTTCAGGTGTTGGTGCAGGCCTGCGACTGGCGAACACATGCTCGACAGCCAGGCTTCATCGGTGGACAGATTTTCGAAGGCGAAGGGGTCAACAGGCTTGGCGAAGTAAAAGCCCTGAAAGTGGGTGCATCCCATGGCTGTGAGCGCCCGCACTTCTTCGCGGCGCTCAACCCCCTCGGCCAGAACGGTGATGCCAAGCCCTGAGGTCAGCTCGATCAGAGCCTTGCAGATCGCCTGGCTGGACTGGTTCCTGTCGACCTCGGTGACAAATTCGCGGTCGATCTTGAGCTTGTTGAAGGGCAGGTTCTTCAGATAGCTGAGACTGGAATACCCGCTCCCAAAGTCGTCGATTGACAGGTTGAGTCCTGCGTCCCTGAGGCTTGTGAACAGTTTCAACGTGCGGGCAGCATCTTCCATCGCAGCCGTTTCCGTCAGCTCCAGCTCCACACTGGAGGGGGCCAGGCCATGGTTCTGGACGGTGCGAATGATAATCCGGCCAAGATCGACATTTTCCAGCTGCCGGGCAGACAGGTTGACGGCCATCCTGAAGTCGGTCCATCCCGCGCCGCGCCAGTCCCGTAGCTGCCGGCAAGCGGTGTTCAGCACCCACAGGCCGACATCATGCATCAGGCCGGTTTCTTCGAGCAGCGGCACGAATTCGGCTGGGGACACCACGCCAAACTGCGGATGATTCCATCGCAGCAAGGCTTCAGCGCCCACGATGCGCGCCTGCGATGTGTCGACAAGCGGCTGGTAGCGAAGTTTCAGCTCGCCATTGTCGATCGCGCGCGCCAGATCCTGCTGCAGCGTGAAACGACGGCGCTCTTCCTGCCTGAAGCTGCCCGTATCGGTTGCAGCGGCCGGCGTAGCAGCGCCAAAGCGCACGAGAGAGGCGAGCGCGCGGCTGATCATTTCTGCCGGCGTCTCTGGCGGCTGGGAGGAGACCACCGAAGCAATCTTGAGCTCCGGCTCGACGAGCGTGTCAGGCCCGGAAAACTGCTG
This window harbors:
- a CDS encoding EAL domain-containing protein, which translates into the protein MPARNPDTDSRVKRRTPELLFGCVAFGAVFGVLGLLTLAMTGPYLIVVSLVLSALVAGLTTALAWPKGQASSKKLFGLFDVHRHARAADNEAGDRSEFSGMKRLVSLLSEELHPDMPPKLLAIIRIANYDRMAAINVALADMFLDEFDARLQQALSKSRSLARIERNCFAIWFGGHGSVDEAKSELRALSYALTQQFSGPDTLVEPELKIASVVSSQPPETPAEMISRALASLVRFGAATPAAATDTGSFRQEERRRFTLQQDLARAIDNGELKLRYQPLVDTSQARIVGAEALLRWNHPQFGVVSPAEFVPLLEETGLMHDVGLWVLNTACRQLRDWRGAGWTDFRMAVNLSARQLENVDLGRIIIRTVQNHGLAPSSVELELTETAAMEDAARTLKLFTSLRDAGLNLSIDDFGSGYSSLSYLKNLPFNKLKIDREFVTEVDRNQSSQAICKALIELTSGLGITVLAEGVERREEVRALTAMGCTHFQGFYFAKPVDPFAFENLSTDEAWLSSMCSPVAGLHQHLKKRLSS
- a CDS encoding protein kinase; its protein translation is MKRVGRYEIQARIGQGAMAEVYRAYDPKIDRVLAIKVLKPEYCENPEYAQRFLREARAAGALSHPNIVTIYDVGDASGYPYIAMELLAGDSLDNALLARGEFSVKTVINIGLQLADALNYAHSMGIVHRDIKPSNIILSQDGRSIKILDFGIARVAEGGHSDQEGVMTQVGQVLGTPRYMSPEQALSRELDGRSDLFSVGAVLYELLTGRPAFDGPGIATLAVQITSQDPPPLSPDGSCPRGLEFIVKKLLEKRPERRFLSGGALLEALKRERESFDSIHAEGRRRRVSLQTRLTLAACAVSLAFLVAAGTFVIGHQNSTLKKLAVTSGSSIASFVASHTALHAVENSALPEDSQDWLPVQAFVNSASSDSNVSDLRVVDRNGVVRAASNPLLVGSREERSDEIEGAGDTVTSIENAEGEPLFQFTHPIEYGGREFGFVQVSMPKAELLAASGHMRNMLIILGVLVVAMVGCLSYAAARTLLLPLRRLKTALKDAASGGADFLISHRRRDEFGELYDCFNAFAVSIQAQENTQDGSRPNPAETVIEPLDDQSTSPGVLAAKLAVVGE
- a CDS encoding LysM domain-containing protein, with the protein product MKKALPLLLAVTLFSVACTHSPVAEDTAAVVTVPEPEVEVASVEEPVVEPTKRERGQRVIELLNQGKEAPALVELDAMLEADPEDSFALKLREQVTADPVELLGETYTMHSVQPGETTSALAKTFLGDSLMFYALSRYNQLEAPNRLMAGQDMKIPGEDVPAGDVEEAVAEPVDVVPLQIAEAPADREKKTSIADAAAANALRLKALQLLNSGDSSGALALLQRASVLDENNEYIAADMAKAERIHAALGGLQ